The region GGTCGTCGTCGGAGTGGACGACGTCGGCGAGTTCCATGACCTGCCGCGAGGTGAGGTCGGTCTCGTCCCGCAGCGTCGCGCGCGCGCCACGCGTGAGCACGAGGTGCGTCTCGACGTCGGGGCGCTCGAGCCGGAGCAGCTCCAGCGCCCGCACGCCCATCGTCGCGCCGGAGGCACCGCTGATGCCGACGACCAGGCGCCGGGGTGCGGTGGTCATCCCGCGGTCGGGGTGAGGGCGGGGGCCGGCACGCGGGGGGCCGAGACGGGGAGCGTGGCGCCGATCTCGGCCGCGTGCCGGAGCACCGAGGCGATGACGGACCGGCGCGCCGAGGCGCTGCGGAGACGCTCGCGAGGAGCGGCCACGGTCAGGCTGGCGGCGACGACGCCGTCGCCCGCCGTGACGGGTGCCGAGACGGCCCACACGTTGACGTCCAGCTCGTTCTCGCAGATGTCGTACCCGCGCTCGCGCACCTCGGCGAGGTGGGACACGACCTCCTCGACGCTCCCGGGGGTGTCGTCGGTGTAGCGGCGGAACGCGTGGTCGGCCAGGAGGTCGAGCACCTGCGCCGGCGGCCGGAAGGCGAGCAGGGCCCGCGCGCCGGCGGAGGCGTGCAGCGGCAGGCTGCGACCGACCGGCACGGCGACGTGCAGCGCGCGGGAGCTGGGGGACGCGGCCACGCAGACGGCGTTGTCATTCACCATGGTGGCCACGAACGCCGTCTCGTCGAACTCGGTCCCCAGGTCCGCGAGGTGGGACTCGACGAGGTCGACCAGCTCGGCCTGGCTCGCGACGTCGGAGGCGAGCTGGAGCAGGCGCTGGCCGGGGAAGAACTCGCCGCGGTCGTTCTTGCGCACCCAGCGCGTCTCGAGGAGGTCCTTCAGCAACCGGTGAGCGGTAGGCATCGGGAGCGATAGCTGGGTCGCCAGCTCAGTCAGCGTCCGACCCTGCGGCGGTGCGCTCACGGCACCCATCAGGCCCAAGGTCCGTTCGATCAGCTGCACGTGCCCTCCACGACTCGATTTCGGAATAGTATTCCATCCACCGGAAGTCCTGGCAAGAGCGGGGCCCGTCACCCGCCCGGCTAGGATCGCACCGGTCCCGCAACGCCACCACCGGAGGTCGCCGTGCGCATGAGAACCACCCGACCGCGCCGCTCGTCCCGCGCGCGTCACGCCGTCGTGATCGTCCCGGCGCTCGCCGCCGCGCTCGTCCTGACCGGCTGCGGCCGCCCGGGAACGGCCGCGACCGTCGACGGCGAGCGGATCACCGAGGGGCAGGTCGGCGCGCTCGTGGCGGACCTCGAGCGGCTCGCGTCCACGGCCCAGGCGGGCGCGCCGGTCGATCCCGCCCAGGCGCTGTCCACCCTCGTGCAGGCGCCCACGATCCTCGACGTCGTGGCCGAGTTCGGGGCCACCGCCTCCGACCAGGAGGCCGTGGCACTGCTTGACAGCGTGGTGTCGCAGGGCGGTCTCGAGCCGTGGGACTACTCCGCCGAGATCCGTCAGGTGGCGCAGCTGCAGCTCGCGAGTCCCGCGCTGCAGGCGGACGAGGCCGCCTCGCTCGAGGTCGGCCGACGCCTGGCCGCGCTCGACGTCGACCTCAACCCGCGGTTCGGCACCTGGCAGGACGGGCAGATCGCCCCCACCCAGTGGCCGTGGCTCGTCCCGTCCGCCTCGTGAGCACGGTCGACGACACCGCGGCGTCGGCCGCCCCCGGCGAGCTCGTCCTGGTCCGGCACGGCGAGACCGCCTGGAGCCGCGCCGGCCGGCACACCGGGCGCAGCGACCTCCCCCTCACGCCCGACGGCGAGGAGCAGGCCCGCGCGACCGGTCGCGCTCTCGCGGGGCGCGAGTTCGCGCTGGTGCTGACCTCGCCGCTCACGCGGGCCCGCCGGACGGCGGAGCTGGCCGGGTACGGCGGA is a window of Litorihabitans aurantiacus DNA encoding:
- a CDS encoding IclR family transcriptional regulator, yielding MTRAGRAARSGGSHAHGDLRWWRCGTGAILAGRVTGPALARTSGGWNTIPKSSRGGHVQLIERTLGLMGAVSAPPQGRTLTELATQLSLPMPTAHRLLKDLLETRWVRKNDRGEFFPGQRLLQLASDVASQAELVDLVESHLADLGTEFDETAFVATMVNDNAVCVAASPSSRALHVAVPVGRSLPLHASAGARALLAFRPPAQVLDLLADHAFRRYTDDTPGSVEEVVSHLAEVRERGYDICENELDVNVWAVSAPVTAGDGVVAASLTVAAPRERLRSASARRSVIASVLRHAAEIGATLPVSAPRVPAPALTPTAG